The following proteins are encoded in a genomic region of Reichenbachiella sp.:
- a CDS encoding serine hydrolase, giving the protein MKRFLIIMIVFGWATTSCFYDESIPSDQNVWPVLQPRELEMDEARLLEMDSVIVTQPGQGIESLVVVKSGNLIYEKYYYGNDRSTQFELGGVSSFVSNLALGRAIDMGLISSVSDSIYKYLPAFEEEFEDFPLKKNITFAHLMTMKSGLSWNELSGVFDGQLSDIDRMIESENWAEYLITKPLDALPGSRYAYNSAIPIIITEVIESQYGDGIHSFLLNEVFNSISVGSFDVARVGDNANMAWGVSLSTLDLAKLGYLYLEEGDWFGNQIVNPEYMKSSVDVQTNIDYFNDFGWMWWRYADNNGFLPFLEVNDTFFAGGIGEQRLYVVPHLELVVAITGKNERADFDLPSPLIFRDYILRSIQ; this is encoded by the coding sequence ATGAAGAGATTTTTAATCATAATGATAGTTTTTGGGTGGGCAACTACAAGTTGCTTTTATGATGAATCTATTCCTTCTGACCAAAATGTATGGCCTGTGCTTCAGCCAAGAGAATTAGAAATGGATGAAGCCAGATTGCTGGAAATGGACTCAGTAATTGTGACTCAGCCCGGGCAAGGCATCGAATCGTTAGTAGTGGTAAAGTCTGGCAATCTGATTTATGAGAAATATTACTATGGAAATGACCGTAGTACTCAGTTTGAACTGGGAGGCGTAAGTAGTTTTGTTTCAAATTTGGCTTTAGGCCGGGCCATTGATATGGGATTGATTAGTTCGGTAAGTGATTCTATCTATAAGTATTTACCTGCTTTTGAAGAGGAGTTTGAAGATTTTCCTTTGAAAAAGAACATCACCTTCGCGCATTTGATGACTATGAAAAGTGGTCTGAGTTGGAATGAGTTGAGTGGAGTTTTTGATGGTCAGCTCAGCGATATAGATCGGATGATAGAAAGTGAAAACTGGGCAGAATATCTTATTACCAAACCTTTAGATGCGTTGCCGGGTAGCAGATACGCTTATAATAGCGCAATTCCTATTATAATCACTGAAGTGATAGAAAGCCAATATGGAGACGGTATACATAGCTTTTTGTTGAATGAAGTTTTCAATTCCATCAGTGTGGGAAGTTTTGATGTAGCCAGGGTTGGAGACAATGCAAATATGGCTTGGGGAGTATCATTGTCAACACTTGATCTAGCCAAACTAGGCTACCTGTATTTGGAAGAAGGTGATTGGTTTGGTAATCAAATTGTGAATCCCGAATACATGAAGTCTTCTGTCGATGTTCAGACGAATATTGATTATTTTAATGATTTTGGTTGGATGTGGTGGCGTTATGCTGATAATAATGGTTTTCTTCCTTTTCTTGAAGTAAATGATACTTTCTTTGCTGGAGGGATTGGTGAACAGCGATTATATGTGGTCCCTCATCTAGAGTTAGTGGTTGCGATTACAGGAAAAAACGAACGTGCGGATTTTGACCTGCCTTCGCCTTTGATTTTTAGAGATTATATCCTACGATCCATTCAATAG
- a CDS encoding TonB-dependent receptor, whose translation MIRTFTTMLVGLLFVCFQSVGQNSITGRIMDGDTDEPLIGANIRLTETNQGTITAADGSFTLDNVADGTYKLLISYVGFKDQNINVTVNGGNQDIGTINLKESLFLSDQVVISGTRMAEKLTESPATIGVITSKQIDELPSFNPGELLARVKGVDFVRSGVVGTGVNIRGFNSNFNSKNLQVADGRLATLIATGLPFGPLNTQIKEDIERVEVILGPNSALYGPNAHNGLVHIISKDPRTSEGTTVAVNAGNQSMFSVRARHAQVVNEKFSFKLTAEHTQGEEFSFADSVYIDRDADGIKEGYEEFELDNDFAFNRVEGALYFSPNAESDIILSSGYSNSTYLAPTNVGRNQIKDWNIFFTHLRYTSENWFAQVYYTSSKTDSTYAIDERTKQYYRGIDSGMTPEEAGGAFSYGSGAIFQDDSKRINSEVQYHNTFGDVEIVTGIQYQQDMADSNDTYLLDDSDDLNVYQMGWYGQVQYKFADTWKAVAAFRADNHEIYDFNFVPKFGLVKTVGNGAWRLTYGQGIAAPTILNMYGDLFSGLILGNAQGFTLTDGTTVEKQKVEKIQTFEIGYKGQVVPNRLFVDANAYYNMSKDFLSPVTVVGVATERGDVPMDQVQSGYGIYGGLVATYINFGKVNTYGADFGLSYYFNDNLSADLNYSYFNYSVDENDMENDFNGDGEVNDLDILVNSPKNKMSLGLNYSSDKWFGTVFMRWVQAYNYYSSYQIASETKPGWTYRGTPIVEDARSTDTWNYGPLGGFVNVDIGLGYNITDYMTLSGQVTNLFDSEIREFTASPFIGRLYSAELKFKF comes from the coding sequence ATGATTAGAACTTTTACGACAATGCTCGTGGGGCTGCTATTTGTTTGCTTTCAATCGGTAGGACAAAACTCAATCACTGGTCGAATTATGGACGGTGATACAGATGAACCTTTGATAGGAGCAAATATTAGACTTACGGAAACAAATCAGGGGACCATTACAGCGGCAGATGGTTCATTTACCTTAGATAATGTTGCAGACGGAACTTACAAGTTGCTTATATCTTATGTAGGTTTTAAGGACCAAAATATAAATGTCACAGTCAATGGTGGTAACCAAGACATCGGCACTATCAATCTTAAAGAGTCATTATTTCTTAGTGATCAGGTGGTAATCTCCGGAACCAGAATGGCAGAGAAGCTAACAGAGTCTCCTGCTACTATTGGTGTCATTACTTCTAAGCAGATTGATGAGTTGCCATCTTTTAATCCAGGTGAATTATTGGCTAGAGTAAAGGGCGTGGACTTTGTACGCTCAGGTGTGGTTGGTACAGGTGTGAATATTCGTGGTTTTAATAGCAATTTTAATTCTAAGAATTTGCAAGTAGCAGATGGTCGATTGGCTACCTTGATTGCTACCGGATTGCCGTTTGGACCCCTCAACACCCAAATCAAAGAAGATATAGAAAGAGTGGAAGTGATCCTCGGGCCCAACTCAGCGCTTTATGGACCCAATGCCCATAATGGTTTGGTGCATATCATTTCTAAAGACCCAAGAACTTCAGAAGGAACTACAGTAGCGGTTAATGCGGGAAACCAATCTATGTTTTCTGTAAGAGCCAGACATGCACAGGTAGTCAATGAAAAGTTTAGCTTTAAGCTAACTGCCGAGCATACACAGGGAGAAGAATTCTCTTTTGCTGATTCGGTTTATATAGATCGAGATGCAGATGGCATCAAAGAGGGTTATGAAGAGTTTGAACTAGATAATGATTTTGCTTTCAACAGAGTGGAAGGTGCTTTATACTTTAGTCCCAATGCCGAATCTGATATCATTCTCTCTTCTGGATATTCCAATAGTACCTATCTAGCCCCAACCAATGTGGGTAGAAATCAAATCAAGGATTGGAATATCTTTTTCACACATTTGAGATATACCTCCGAAAATTGGTTTGCTCAAGTTTACTATACTTCGAGTAAGACAGACAGTACTTATGCGATTGACGAAAGAACAAAGCAATACTATAGAGGTATTGATTCTGGAATGACACCTGAGGAAGCCGGAGGAGCTTTTTCTTATGGAAGTGGCGCTATTTTTCAGGATGATTCCAAACGTATCAATAGTGAAGTACAGTACCACAATACCTTTGGTGATGTAGAAATCGTGACAGGTATCCAATACCAACAAGATATGGCTGATAGTAATGACACTTATCTATTGGATGATTCTGATGATTTGAATGTGTATCAAATGGGGTGGTATGGTCAGGTACAATACAAATTTGCTGATACCTGGAAAGCAGTAGCAGCCTTTAGAGCTGATAATCATGAAATTTATGATTTCAACTTTGTTCCAAAATTTGGGTTGGTAAAGACTGTGGGTAATGGAGCTTGGAGATTGACCTACGGACAAGGAATCGCAGCACCGACCATTTTGAATATGTACGGAGACTTGTTTAGTGGATTGATCCTGGGGAATGCGCAAGGATTTACATTAACTGATGGCACCACAGTGGAGAAACAAAAAGTTGAAAAAATACAAACATTTGAGATAGGGTACAAAGGTCAAGTAGTGCCTAATCGATTGTTTGTAGATGCCAATGCATATTACAATATGTCTAAAGACTTCTTGAGTCCTGTGACAGTAGTGGGTGTTGCTACCGAGAGAGGCGATGTCCCTATGGATCAGGTACAATCCGGATATGGAATTTATGGAGGATTGGTAGCTACCTATATCAATTTTGGTAAAGTAAATACCTATGGAGCCGATTTTGGGCTTAGCTATTACTTTAATGATAACCTAAGCGCTGATTTGAATTATTCATATTTTAACTACTCTGTTGATGAAAATGATATGGAGAATGACTTTAATGGTGACGGTGAAGTAAATGACTTGGATATTCTGGTTAACTCACCCAAAAATAAAATGAGCCTTGGCCTGAATTATAGTTCGGACAAGTGGTTCGGTACCGTATTTATGAGATGGGTTCAAGCATACAACTACTATTCTAGTTATCAAATTGCTTCGGAGACCAAGCCAGGATGGACATATAGAGGTACGCCAATCGTAGAAGATGCCAGAAGTACTGACACATGGAATTATGGCCCGTTAGGTGGTTTTGTAAATGTTGATATTGGATTAGGTTATAATATCACCGACTATATGACGCTTTCAGGTCAGGTGACCAATCTTTTCGACTCAGAAATTAGAGAATTTACAGCGTCTCCATTTATAGGAAGGTTATATAGCGCAGAGTTAAAGTTCAAATTTTAG
- a CDS encoding RNA polymerase sigma-70 factor, which produces MHISDEDELIQRLSNHDRGAFEQIFRTYYSDLCKFCMKYVRDEQVAEEVVQEVFINIWERRASLTITTSIKSYLFTAIRNRSFNYLKLQLPKEQKKVDLDGVGFMEEDNREQEMIMDELREYVHSAIESLPNKCRIIFNLSRNAGMTYKEIAEELDISVKTVENQIGLALKKLRENLNPIWDKIMLLLLVNIF; this is translated from the coding sequence GTGCATATTTCTGACGAAGACGAATTAATCCAGCGCCTATCCAATCACGATAGGGGTGCATTTGAGCAAATATTCAGGACTTATTACTCCGACCTATGTAAGTTTTGCATGAAGTATGTAAGAGACGAGCAAGTTGCGGAGGAGGTAGTACAAGAAGTTTTTATCAACATTTGGGAGAGAAGAGCGAGTCTGACTATCACCACATCTATAAAATCATATCTTTTCACAGCGATAAGAAATCGGTCATTTAATTACCTGAAACTTCAACTACCTAAAGAACAAAAGAAGGTAGATCTGGATGGTGTTGGTTTTATGGAGGAAGATAACCGTGAGCAAGAGATGATCATGGACGAATTAAGGGAGTATGTGCATAGTGCGATAGAGTCTCTTCCTAACAAGTGTAGAATCATTTTTAACCTTAGTAGGAATGCGGGGATGACCTACAAGGAAATAGCTGAAGAACTAGATATTTCTGTGAAAACTGTTGAGAATCAGATTGGTTTGGCCTTAAAAAAATTGAGAGAGAACCTTAATCCAATTTGGGATAAAATAATGTTGCTTCTTTTGGTGAATATTTTTTGA